One window of Uloborus diversus isolate 005 chromosome 3, Udiv.v.3.1, whole genome shotgun sequence genomic DNA carries:
- the LOC129218882 gene encoding uncharacterized protein LOC129218882 — protein MLWEFVTLQSKNLEKDALDAFEKTVRINDERRYEIRLPRLEGFEDLDSNLETAKQRCRSTTNKLLRENKYFEYDTVFKEWLEEIIIEAVPLREIDKPAHYLPHRGVYKEHSTTKVRPMFDASCKTKQMRSMNDFLLKGPNLLEQIPPLLIKFRKDKVDVTSDI, from the coding sequence ATGCTTTGGGAATTCGTGACCCTACAGAGTAAAAATCTAGAGAAAGATGCTTTAGATGCTTTCGAGAAAACTGTTCGAATTAATGATGAAAGGCGCTATGAAATCAGGCTTCCTCGACTTGAAGGGTTCGAAGATTTAGACAGTAATCTAGAAACAGCAAAACAAAGATGCAGGTCTACCACAAACAAATTGCTTCGAGAAAACAAGTATTTTGAGTACGACACAGTATTCAAGGAATGGTTAGAAGAAATAATCATTGAGGCAGTACCTTTGAGGGAAATAGATAAACCAGCTCATTATTTACCCCACAGAGGCGTCTACAAAGAACATTCGACTACGAAAGTTCGTCCTATGTTCGATGCCAGTTGTAAAACTAAACAAATGCGGTCTATGAATGACTTTCTGCTAAAAGGTCCAAATCTCTTGGAACAAATCCCTCCTCTTTTGATTAAATTTCGTAAAGATAAGGTAGACGTAACTTCGGATATCTAG